A single window of Magnetococcus marinus MC-1 DNA harbors:
- a CDS encoding substrate-binding domain-containing protein — protein MPYPLSQIPILTLILSALLWTNPSLADTPAPSNAPFCQADPYQSDAHGIVGPSFSDPDFRVAKSPEWQQQPIHYGEWAKGADLAITLDQHLYAALTPMVAQFAKQHGIEIAMKEGTCGVSQGLLNRKRVDMAGFCCPPANTDRLPGLIFHTLSISALAVIVSPSNPLANLSQQQVRDIFQGHLSHWDQVEGFQPGTLQNLAIWPVGRLHCTIRPGHWRRILAHENLFSPRLDEAGTIPEMIRKVGSYPNAIGYEVLWDIKQFSGTKYPVKILNIDTLQPDDDQALLEGRYPFYRTHSIAIWQKQPNPHAVALLEYLKSQLNKIPSLYHLIPAARLRQYGWQFRGDELIGAPQ, from the coding sequence ATGCCCTACCCCCTAAGCCAGATCCCGATCTTAACCCTTATCCTCTCGGCGCTGCTCTGGACAAACCCCAGCCTAGCCGATACCCCAGCCCCCAGCAACGCTCCCTTTTGCCAAGCCGACCCTTACCAATCAGATGCCCATGGCATTGTGGGACCCTCCTTCTCCGACCCCGATTTTCGGGTCGCAAAATCCCCAGAGTGGCAACAACAACCCATCCACTACGGCGAATGGGCCAAAGGGGCCGATCTGGCCATAACCCTCGATCAACACCTCTATGCCGCACTCACCCCCATGGTGGCCCAGTTCGCCAAACAACATGGCATCGAAATCGCTATGAAAGAGGGAACGTGCGGGGTATCCCAAGGATTACTCAACCGTAAACGGGTCGATATGGCCGGTTTTTGCTGCCCACCCGCCAATACGGATCGACTGCCCGGGCTTATCTTTCACACCCTCTCTATCTCAGCCTTGGCCGTGATCGTCTCCCCCTCCAACCCCCTCGCCAACCTCTCCCAACAACAGGTGCGTGATATTTTTCAAGGTCATTTATCCCACTGGGATCAGGTCGAAGGCTTCCAACCCGGAACCTTGCAAAACCTCGCCATCTGGCCCGTTGGACGCTTACACTGCACCATTCGCCCCGGCCATTGGCGCCGCATTCTTGCCCACGAAAACCTCTTCTCCCCCCGCTTGGACGAAGCCGGTACCATACCCGAGATGATTCGTAAAGTCGGTAGCTACCCCAACGCCATCGGCTACGAAGTGTTGTGGGATATTAAGCAGTTTAGTGGAACAAAATATCCTGTGAAAATCCTTAATATCGACACCCTGCAACCCGATGACGATCAGGCCTTGCTGGAGGGACGCTACCCCTTTTATCGCACCCATAGCATCGCCATCTGGCAAAAGCAGCCCAACCCCCACGCCGTGGCACTGCTGGAGTACCTGAAATCGCAACTCAACAAAATACCCAGCCTCTATCACCTTATCCCGGCGGCACGGCTGCGCCAATACGGCTGGCAATTTCGTGGTGATGAGCTCATCGGAGCCCCCCAATGA
- a CDS encoding PAS domain-containing sensor histidine kinase — protein MNRPNALQLLRFWQQQVPLSLKVLVLLGMVGVISWNVLDHMQNRWANKLFTQQLEDTLERRFSRSLTQLKSYLRQQKKSTQLFVQHAQLVNYLRIHHDWGWGDGESLKIHQTLPPWLPSAPMIRDFTRSASFLLLDENYHMQELFLNGRTDLAKQHLSPALLDYLREGGPSSITQSNGVPLFVVAEPVQDAIGETLGVLALILPLDDRFLIDFTRQFDLEGIQVFVDELNKQVIASSDPHHVPAGSTMQQLAKSYLFVGQDFFNYAFSSEITFHVAALIPRSAVDNLRQQILNTGRTEKVVSTLVFIATFLWILFWLSGKLKRLSQQINLFYEQNLGVHLEVPQRGDQLFALHHLLSRFSQEITRSREGLTQELTERKRTEKLLRESEFRYRNLLENITDWVWELDEYGTFSYSSPRIAYLLGYQPEEIIGKTPHLLVDPTERQQVERLFREIAAQQSPLEIFTSTMLHTKTGRQVILETNGVPFYDHQGRFKGYQGISRDVTLRHNYEASLKQSNQRLQRVLDGLDALVRVTSLDQQENFFINAMAQQHLHILPCTQQTLHMDDTLRQSLCDENALIHPDGEPTRRISGEYFHPTEKSWYAVRVLAIRWVDHRLARLEIITDITEKKALQESLRHLKNKLEIEERKRLGNLLHESICQSLQAIKLGLEMKSLVAEQASISLKDEVGELQDCIGQLRDITTVLRPSFLERMNLEEATRWWCHRLSRNWEGTLDLHTSGNFNELDAEITYNLFRILQEGLTNALKHAQAKVLQIELSHVEGEGFTLVVADDGVGMDLAQTRRTAKGLGLSIIYEQAERLGGTAHFTTAPQQGLIIAVRVPEA, from the coding sequence ATGAACCGCCCCAACGCTCTACAACTGCTGCGCTTTTGGCAACAACAGGTACCCCTATCGCTTAAAGTCTTGGTGCTATTGGGCATGGTCGGGGTTATCTCGTGGAATGTGCTGGATCATATGCAAAACCGCTGGGCCAACAAACTTTTTACCCAGCAGTTAGAAGATACCCTGGAGCGTCGCTTTAGCCGCAGCCTAACCCAATTAAAAAGCTATCTGCGGCAACAAAAAAAATCTACCCAACTGTTTGTGCAACACGCCCAGTTGGTCAACTATTTACGCATTCACCACGACTGGGGATGGGGCGATGGGGAGAGCCTGAAAATTCATCAAACCCTGCCCCCTTGGCTACCCTCCGCCCCCATGATTCGCGATTTCACCCGCAGTGCCAGCTTTTTATTGCTGGACGAAAATTACCATATGCAGGAGCTGTTTTTAAACGGTCGCACCGATCTTGCTAAACAGCATCTCTCCCCCGCCCTGCTGGATTATCTACGCGAGGGAGGCCCTTCAAGCATTACCCAATCCAACGGGGTCCCCCTATTTGTGGTGGCCGAACCCGTACAAGATGCCATCGGCGAAACCTTAGGTGTGCTGGCACTTATTTTACCCCTGGATGACCGTTTTCTCATCGACTTTACCCGTCAATTTGACCTGGAAGGCATTCAGGTTTTTGTGGATGAGCTTAACAAACAGGTGATCGCCAGCAGCGACCCCCACCATGTGCCAGCTGGATCGACCATGCAACAATTGGCCAAATCCTATCTGTTTGTTGGTCAAGATTTTTTTAATTATGCCTTCTCTTCAGAGATCACTTTTCACGTGGCAGCGTTAATCCCTCGTTCCGCAGTCGATAATCTACGCCAGCAAATTCTTAATACCGGTCGCACCGAAAAGGTTGTCTCGACCCTGGTGTTTATCGCTACCTTTTTATGGATCCTCTTCTGGTTATCTGGAAAATTAAAACGGCTCTCCCAGCAGATCAATCTCTTTTACGAACAAAATCTTGGGGTGCATCTGGAGGTCCCTCAGCGGGGCGACCAACTGTTTGCCCTGCACCATCTGCTCAGCCGTTTTTCCCAAGAAATCACCCGCTCGCGAGAGGGCTTGACCCAGGAACTCACCGAGCGCAAACGCACCGAAAAGCTGCTACGCGAGAGTGAATTTCGCTACCGTAACCTATTAGAAAATATCACCGATTGGGTGTGGGAGTTGGATGAATACGGCACCTTTAGCTACAGCAGCCCCCGCATTGCCTATCTGTTGGGCTATCAACCGGAAGAGATTATCGGTAAAACACCGCATCTGTTGGTTGACCCAACGGAGCGTCAACAGGTGGAGAGGCTGTTCCGTGAAATTGCGGCTCAGCAGAGCCCGCTGGAAATTTTTACCAGCACCATGCTCCACACCAAAACGGGGCGACAAGTGATTTTAGAGACCAACGGCGTGCCCTTTTACGATCATCAGGGGCGGTTTAAGGGGTACCAGGGCATCTCTCGGGATGTCACCTTACGGCATAACTATGAAGCCTCGTTAAAACAGTCTAACCAGCGTTTGCAAAGAGTTTTGGATGGCCTCGATGCCTTGGTCAGAGTAACCTCGCTGGATCAGCAGGAGAATTTTTTTATCAATGCCATGGCCCAACAGCACCTGCACATCCTACCCTGCACCCAGCAGACACTGCATATGGATGACACCCTGCGCCAGAGCCTCTGTGATGAAAACGCCTTGATCCATCCCGACGGAGAACCGACACGGCGCATCTCTGGAGAATATTTTCATCCCACCGAAAAGAGTTGGTATGCGGTGCGTGTGCTGGCCATTCGCTGGGTGGATCATCGCTTGGCCCGTTTGGAGATTATCACCGATATTACAGAAAAAAAGGCGTTGCAAGAGTCCCTGCGCCACCTAAAAAATAAACTTGAAATTGAAGAGCGTAAACGGCTGGGCAACCTGCTGCATGAGAGCATTTGCCAATCGTTACAAGCGATTAAGCTTGGCTTAGAGATGAAAAGTCTGGTGGCCGAGCAAGCCAGTATTTCCCTAAAAGATGAGGTCGGGGAGTTACAGGATTGCATTGGTCAACTGCGGGATATTACCACCGTGCTGCGCCCCTCCTTTTTAGAGCGTATGAACTTAGAGGAAGCAACCCGTTGGTGGTGTCACCGCCTAAGCCGTAACTGGGAGGGCACCCTAGATCTACACACATCCGGTAATTTTAATGAACTGGACGCAGAGATCACCTACAATCTATTCCGTATTCTCCAGGAAGGCTTAACCAACGCCCTCAAGCATGCTCAAGCCAAGGTTTTACAGATTGAGCTCAGTCATGTAGAAGGCGAAGGTTTTACCTTGGTGGTTGCCGATGATGGTGTGGGTATGGACCTAGCCCAAACCCGGCGCACAGCCAAGGGGTTGGGGCTCTCTATTATTTATGAACAGGCCGAGCGACTGGGTGGTACGGCTCATTTTACCACAGCCCCCCAGCAAGGGCTCATTATCGCAGTGAGGGTGCCAGAAGCATGA
- a CDS encoding response regulator, producing the protein MIRIIMADDHTIFRQGLAHLLSAHQELEIVGEAGRGDDALQLIRDLNPDVALLDISMPGLNGLDVVKRVVEEKRPTRLLLLTMHDDPTLAIKAEQAGALGYVVKDNAFSELLDAILAVAAGKRFVSEVVAEKVNELERLDDLPVQLSPREKEVVRLVADGQTNKEIARSLGISPKTVDTHRTRLMRKLNLHTTADVVRYAMRMGLV; encoded by the coding sequence ATGATTCGCATTATTATGGCCGACGATCATACCATTTTTCGCCAAGGCTTGGCCCACCTACTTAGTGCCCATCAAGAATTAGAAATTGTGGGTGAGGCTGGTCGCGGTGATGACGCCTTACAGCTCATCCGTGATCTCAATCCCGATGTGGCTTTGTTAGATATCTCCATGCCCGGCTTAAATGGCCTGGATGTGGTCAAAAGGGTGGTGGAGGAAAAACGCCCTACCCGCCTCTTGCTGCTTACCATGCATGATGACCCTACCTTAGCAATTAAAGCAGAACAGGCTGGCGCATTGGGTTATGTGGTTAAGGATAATGCCTTCTCCGAACTGTTGGACGCCATTCTAGCGGTGGCAGCCGGTAAGCGGTTTGTCAGTGAAGTGGTCGCCGAAAAGGTCAACGAGCTCGAACGGCTGGATGACCTGCCCGTGCAACTCTCCCCCCGTGAAAAAGAGGTGGTCAGGCTTGTTGCCGATGGTCAAACCAATAAAGAGATCGCCCGTAGCCTGGGCATAAGCCCCAAAACCGTCGATACCCACCGCACCCGGTTGATGCGTAAACTCAACCTGCATACCACCGCCGATGTGGTGCGTTATGCCATGCGTATGGGTCTGGTTTAA
- a CDS encoding STAS domain-containing protein, producing the protein MEIQQSIDAERVVLVLRGDLNHCAHQTFMRVIHSLSPDTRCTIHLDMVASIDSAGLGMLLVLFEQLGSKPKTVLLCNPCRQVAGALRNSNFYALFEIRDDCPMR; encoded by the coding sequence ATGGAGATCCAGCAAAGCATAGATGCCGAACGGGTCGTACTGGTTCTGAGGGGGGATCTCAACCATTGCGCCCACCAAACCTTTATGAGGGTAATCCACAGCCTCAGCCCTGACACCCGCTGTACCATCCACTTAGATATGGTAGCGTCCATTGATAGCGCGGGTCTTGGTATGTTGCTGGTACTCTTTGAACAGTTGGGTAGCAAACCCAAAACGGTGCTCCTCTGCAACCCCTGCCGGCAGGTGGCGGGTGCCCTAAGAAACAGTAATTTCTATGCCCTGTTTGAGATCCGGGATGACTGCCCCATGCGTTAA
- a CDS encoding undecaprenyl-diphosphate phosphatase, with the protein MDLFNAAILALIQGITEFLPISSSGHLILTPYLLGWQDQGLVFDIAANSGSLAAVMLYFRREVGQMLRGGWRLLCAPRAWRQANAESHLVLQLALATIPVGLVGLACKDWVATVARDPMIIATTSILFGLLLWWADRQGRCNNDGSALSWRQVGIIGIAQAFALIPGTSRSGVTMTAGLMLGLTREAAARFSFLMAIPVGILAALLDLKDLFAHPMQGDELYFLGVGFCVSGLSAYMVIHGLLAWLKRQTMTPFVVYRVVLGVVIFATLG; encoded by the coding sequence ATGGATCTTTTTAATGCGGCCATTTTGGCGCTGATTCAGGGAATAACCGAATTCCTACCCATCAGCTCTTCGGGCCATCTTATTTTGACCCCCTATCTGTTGGGTTGGCAAGATCAGGGTTTGGTCTTTGATATTGCGGCCAACAGTGGTTCATTGGCCGCCGTCATGCTCTATTTTCGGCGTGAGGTGGGGCAGATGTTGCGCGGGGGCTGGAGGTTGCTATGTGCGCCTAGGGCGTGGCGTCAAGCCAATGCAGAAAGCCACTTGGTGCTCCAATTGGCACTGGCGACCATACCCGTCGGGCTGGTGGGGTTGGCCTGTAAGGATTGGGTGGCCACCGTGGCGCGGGATCCCATGATTATTGCCACCACCTCCATCCTGTTTGGCTTGCTGCTGTGGTGGGCCGATCGTCAAGGTCGATGCAACAATGATGGCAGTGCTTTAAGCTGGCGGCAGGTTGGCATCATCGGTATTGCCCAGGCTTTTGCTCTGATCCCAGGTACTTCACGCTCTGGTGTAACCATGACGGCGGGTCTGATGCTGGGGCTTACCCGCGAGGCTGCGGCACGGTTTTCGTTTTTAATGGCGATCCCCGTGGGGATTTTGGCGGCCCTGCTGGATCTTAAAGATCTTTTCGCACACCCCATGCAGGGGGACGAGCTCTATTTTTTAGGGGTGGGATTTTGTGTTTCTGGCCTCTCGGCTTATATGGTCATTCACGGCTTGCTGGCGTGGTTAAAGCGCCAGACCATGACCCCCTTTGTGGTCTACCGGGTGGTTTTGGGTGTGGTGATTTTCGCCACACTGGGCTAG
- a CDS encoding heavy-metal-associated domain-containing protein, which translates to MAQLTLAVAGMTCQHCVKAVTQVAMGVDGVVDCDIDLQAATVTLTLAADADTANVGERAASAIRAEGYPVEA; encoded by the coding sequence ATGGCACAATTAACACTAGCCGTCGCGGGCATGACCTGCCAACACTGTGTAAAAGCCGTCACCCAGGTCGCCATGGGGGTGGATGGTGTTGTTGACTGCGACATTGATCTACAAGCGGCCACCGTCACCCTGACCTTAGCCGCTGATGCGGACACCGCCAACGTGGGTGAACGCGCCGCCAGCGCCATCCGTGCCGAAGGTTACCCCGTCGAAGCGTAA
- the truA gene encoding tRNA pseudouridine(38-40) synthase TruA has translation MGLQRFRITVEFDGSAFSGWQSQQNAPSVQQALEQALAPLHNEPIRVHGSGRTDAGVHATGQVAHFDAPAHRDAATYLRILNVRTPHSIAVLACQPVAESFHARYDAYYRQYLYRINTRKIPPALERSRVWHYPYLLDAERLAEASALLLGTHDFSSFRAAGCQSKSPVKFMRLIQWQQRGDEWQVSIGANAFLQHMVRNLVGTLVLVGKGDWPVARVAELLAARDRVQAGPTAPAWGLYLTHICYPGDQGEPCPPITPKI, from the coding sequence GTGGGATTGCAGCGGTTTCGTATAACGGTGGAGTTTGATGGCAGCGCCTTTAGCGGTTGGCAATCGCAGCAAAACGCGCCTTCGGTCCAGCAGGCGCTAGAGCAGGCGCTGGCCCCTTTGCATAACGAACCCATTCGGGTACATGGCTCTGGGCGTACCGACGCTGGGGTGCACGCCACCGGTCAGGTGGCCCATTTTGACGCCCCGGCCCATCGGGATGCAGCGACCTATCTACGTATTCTCAATGTGCGCACCCCCCACAGCATCGCGGTATTGGCTTGCCAACCGGTGGCAGAGAGCTTTCATGCCCGCTACGATGCCTATTATCGGCAATATCTTTACCGTATTAACACCCGTAAAATTCCCCCAGCTTTGGAACGCAGTCGGGTGTGGCACTATCCCTATTTGTTGGATGCAGAGCGTTTGGCAGAGGCCAGTGCCCTGCTGTTGGGCACCCACGATTTTAGCAGCTTTCGGGCGGCGGGTTGCCAATCGAAAAGCCCGGTCAAATTTATGCGCTTGATCCAGTGGCAGCAGAGGGGTGATGAGTGGCAGGTAAGCATTGGTGCCAATGCCTTTTTGCAACACATGGTGCGTAATTTAGTTGGGACCTTGGTATTGGTGGGGAAAGGGGATTGGCCCGTGGCACGGGTGGCAGAGCTGTTGGCGGCTAGGGATCGGGTACAGGCGGGGCCTACGGCGCCGGCATGGGGGCTCTATTTAACCCATATCTGCTACCCCGGCGACCAAGGTGAGCCGTGCCCTCCCATAACCCCTAAGATTTAG
- a CDS encoding RnfH family protein, which translates to MRVAVTYAQPNRQLLLEFEVPEGTTAQQAVERSGILSKFPDINLAEQKLGIYAKLVENDQVLEEGDRVEIYRPAKGKPKKKERPAAKSVAEKPAQGAEAAAGDADKAAKIAAIKAKAAAAKAAKGEDAQPEAASADDKAAKIAAIKAKAAAAKKAKDAANKAEHA; encoded by the coding sequence ATGCGTGTTGCGGTGACCTATGCCCAACCTAATCGTCAATTGCTGCTAGAGTTTGAGGTTCCCGAGGGAACCACCGCTCAGCAGGCGGTAGAGCGCTCGGGTATTTTGAGTAAGTTTCCAGATATTAATCTGGCCGAGCAAAAGCTGGGTATCTACGCCAAGTTGGTGGAGAATGATCAAGTATTAGAAGAGGGTGATCGGGTCGAGATCTACCGGCCAGCCAAAGGTAAGCCCAAGAAAAAAGAGCGTCCCGCAGCCAAGAGCGTGGCAGAAAAACCTGCTCAAGGGGCCGAGGCTGCCGCAGGAGATGCAGATAAAGCGGCAAAGATAGCGGCCATTAAAGCCAAGGCCGCAGCGGCCAAAGCCGCCAAGGGCGAGGATGCTCAACCGGAGGCAGCCTCAGCCGACGATAAAGCCGCCAAAATTGCCGCCATCAAGGCCAAAGCCGCCGCGGCCAAAAAAGCCAAAGATGCGGCTAACAAGGCTGAGCATGCATGA
- a CDS encoding ParA family protein: MTVYAVYNIKGGVGKTTSTVNLSYLSARQNDPTLIWDLDPQAGTSFYLGVKPKVKGGGRGLLENRHDLDVLLRMTGYPNLDLLPADLSYRHFDTLLSEQRKPLEGIKRVLKPLRKEYENIFLDCPPGLTLLSESIFEVADVLLVPLIPTTLSLRAYNRLVRFLSKQEHKKMLLLPFFNLVNLNKPIHKVVSQTVPSKHAIFCRHFIEESNLIEAMGVKRAPVTSFAKGTPDATRYEELWNEVQNRYKNHTKWLGKNS; encoded by the coding sequence ATGACAGTTTATGCGGTCTACAATATCAAAGGCGGTGTAGGAAAGACCACCAGCACGGTTAATCTTTCTTACCTCTCCGCGCGCCAAAATGATCCCACCCTCATTTGGGATCTCGACCCCCAGGCGGGCACCAGCTTTTATCTTGGCGTTAAGCCCAAGGTTAAAGGGGGTGGCCGTGGGTTGCTAGAGAACCGTCACGACCTGGATGTACTGCTGCGCATGACCGGTTATCCCAACCTTGACCTACTGCCTGCGGATCTTTCCTACCGCCATTTTGATACCCTACTGAGCGAACAGCGTAAGCCGCTAGAGGGGATCAAGCGTGTACTCAAGCCCCTGCGCAAAGAGTATGAAAATATTTTTTTAGACTGCCCGCCCGGCCTGACCTTGCTTTCTGAAAGCATCTTTGAGGTGGCCGATGTGCTACTGGTACCGCTCATTCCCACCACCCTATCCCTGCGAGCCTACAATCGGTTGGTGCGTTTTCTGAGCAAGCAAGAGCACAAAAAAATGTTGCTACTGCCCTTCTTTAACCTCGTCAACCTAAACAAGCCCATCCATAAGGTGGTTAGCCAGACTGTGCCCAGCAAACATGCCATCTTTTGCCGTCATTTTATTGAAGAGTCCAACTTGATCGAAGCCATGGGGGTTAAACGCGCCCCCGTCACCAGCTTTGCCAAGGGCACCCCCGACGCCACCCGCTATGAAGAGCTGTGGAACGAGGTGCAAAACCGTTATAAAAATCATACTAAGTGGCTTGGGAAAAACAGTTAG
- the cysM gene encoding cysteine synthase CysM, with protein sequence MATLESLIGNTPLVDLDRVVKGCVEGVKLLAKVEGNNPGGSVKDRAAYGMFMGAEQRGVLNRETRIFEATSGNTGIALAMMAARRGYQLTLVMPETMTLERRATMAAYGADFLLVTAEQGMEGAIDLVNAKVANGEGIKLDQFSNADNWGAHYRTTGPEIWRDTQGQITHFVSAMGTTGTIMGVSRALKERNPQIQIIGVQPDEGSQIAGIRRWPQAYMPKIFEPSRVDTILDVNTAEAREMTRRLARDEGLFCGLSAGGAVAAALKVCQGLSQPGTVVVIIPDRGDRYLSTDLFL encoded by the coding sequence ATGGCCACCTTGGAATCATTGATCGGCAACACACCTTTGGTAGATCTTGATCGTGTGGTCAAGGGGTGTGTCGAGGGGGTTAAGCTGTTGGCTAAGGTGGAGGGTAATAATCCGGGGGGGTCGGTCAAGGATCGTGCCGCCTATGGCATGTTCATGGGGGCGGAGCAGCGGGGTGTGCTCAACCGGGAGACCCGTATTTTTGAGGCCACCAGTGGCAATACCGGCATCGCCTTGGCGATGATGGCGGCACGTCGCGGGTACCAGCTTACCTTGGTCATGCCCGAGACGATGACCCTGGAGCGCCGCGCCACCATGGCGGCTTATGGTGCGGATTTTCTGCTGGTCACGGCGGAGCAGGGTATGGAGGGGGCCATTGATCTGGTTAATGCCAAGGTCGCCAATGGCGAGGGGATTAAGCTGGACCAATTTTCCAATGCGGATAATTGGGGTGCCCACTACCGCACCACGGGTCCGGAAATCTGGCGCGATACCCAGGGGCAGATTACCCATTTTGTGAGCGCCATGGGGACCACAGGGACCATCATGGGGGTTTCGCGGGCCTTAAAAGAGCGTAACCCGCAAATTCAGATTATCGGTGTGCAGCCAGATGAGGGGTCGCAAATTGCGGGCATTCGTCGCTGGCCACAAGCCTATATGCCAAAAATCTTTGAGCCATCCCGGGTGGATACCATTTTGGACGTCAACACCGCCGAAGCGCGAGAGATGACCCGCCGTTTGGCGCGGGATGAAGGGCTTTTTTGCGGCCTCTCAGCGGGTGGGGCGGTGGCGGCGGCGCTCAAGGTTTGCCAGGGGTTAAGCCAGCCCGGCACGGTGGTGGTGATTATTCCAGATCGGGGGGATCGCTACCTTTCGACCGATCTGTTTCTCTGA
- a CDS encoding ABC transporter ATP-binding protein, producing MNHTQTLEIDPQAGLSLSGFILPDGHALALRLAPGTCCAIMGPSGSGKSLLLRAICDLDPHTAQVQWQGAWQQQTPAPQWRSRVAYLPAESAWWHDRVGEHFTDSDAAIPLLQALHLEPACLSWSMHRTSSGERQRMAIARLLARQPQLLLLDEPTANLDATRTQLVEQLFNRYRTHHQTTLLWITHDLAQAKRVATQIIELTPGHGFREVQP from the coding sequence ATGAACCACACACAAACATTGGAGATAGATCCCCAAGCGGGACTCTCCCTGAGCGGCTTTATCCTGCCTGACGGGCACGCCTTGGCGCTGCGTCTTGCGCCGGGCACATGCTGTGCCATTATGGGTCCTTCGGGCAGTGGCAAATCCTTGTTGCTCCGCGCCATTTGTGATCTGGACCCTCACACGGCCCAGGTGCAGTGGCAAGGAGCATGGCAGCAGCAGACCCCTGCCCCCCAATGGCGTAGCCGCGTGGCCTACCTACCCGCTGAGAGCGCTTGGTGGCATGATCGCGTGGGTGAGCACTTTACCGATTCTGACGCAGCCATCCCCCTGCTTCAGGCGCTGCACTTGGAACCGGCCTGTTTATCCTGGTCCATGCACCGTACCTCCAGCGGCGAACGGCAACGCATGGCCATTGCTCGTCTGCTGGCCCGCCAACCTCAACTGTTGCTGTTGGACGAACCCACCGCCAATCTGGATGCCACCCGTACCCAGTTGGTTGAGCAGCTATTCAACCGCTATCGAACCCACCACCAGACCACGCTGTTATGGATCACCCATGATCTGGCTCAGGCCAAACGGGTTGCCACCCAGATCATTGAACTGACCCCTGGCCACGGTTTTCGTGAGGTGCAACCATGA